From a single Streptomyces sp. NBC_00377 genomic region:
- the trpD gene encoding anthranilate phosphoribosyltransferase yields the protein MSAVTPAGGDTAADRSWPEVLNGLLYGRDQDADATFWALDRIMRGEATDAQIAGFVVALRAKGETVAEINGLVRAMYEHANLIEVPGPTVDIVGTGGDGAKTVNISTMSAIVVAGTGATVVKHGNRAASSASGASDVLEKLGVNLELTPKRVAEVAQEAGITFCFAVKFHPALRHVGAARGQLGIRTVFNVLGPLTNPARVRAQAVGVADPRMAPVVAGVFAERGNSSLVFRGDDGLDELTTTATSHVWVVRDGKVAEETFDPRDVGLDLVPVEALRGGDPSYNAEVARRLLEGDTGPVRDAVLLNSAAALVALEPGTGTLAEQLRAGMARATESIDSGAAKRALERWVAASNA from the coding sequence ATGAGCGCTGTGACCCCCGCTGGAGGCGACACCGCGGCGGACCGTTCCTGGCCCGAGGTGCTGAACGGCCTGCTGTACGGCCGTGACCAGGACGCGGACGCCACGTTCTGGGCGCTGGACAGGATCATGCGGGGCGAGGCGACCGACGCGCAGATCGCCGGGTTCGTGGTGGCGCTGCGGGCCAAGGGCGAGACCGTCGCGGAGATCAACGGTCTCGTCCGGGCCATGTACGAGCACGCCAACCTCATCGAGGTGCCGGGACCGACCGTCGACATCGTCGGCACGGGCGGCGACGGCGCGAAGACGGTCAACATCTCCACCATGTCGGCGATCGTCGTGGCCGGCACCGGTGCCACGGTCGTCAAGCACGGCAACCGGGCAGCGTCCTCGGCGTCCGGCGCCTCGGACGTCCTGGAGAAGCTCGGCGTCAATCTGGAGCTGACCCCGAAGCGGGTGGCCGAGGTGGCCCAGGAGGCCGGGATCACCTTCTGCTTCGCGGTCAAGTTCCATCCGGCGCTGCGTCACGTGGGCGCGGCGCGCGGCCAGTTGGGCATCCGCACGGTGTTCAACGTGCTCGGCCCGCTGACCAACCCGGCCCGGGTACGGGCCCAGGCGGTGGGGGTCGCCGACCCGCGCATGGCGCCGGTCGTCGCGGGCGTCTTCGCCGAGCGCGGCAACTCCTCCCTCGTCTTCCGGGGCGACGACGGCCTCGACGAGCTGACCACCACGGCCACCTCCCACGTGTGGGTCGTGCGCGACGGCAAGGTCGCCGAGGAGACCTTCGACCCGCGTGACGTCGGCCTCGACCTGGTGCCGGTCGAGGCGCTGCGGGGCGGGGACCCCTCGTACAACGCGGAGGTCGCCCGCCGCCTCCTGGAGGGCGACACGGGACCCGTGCGGGACGCCGTGCTGCTGAACTCGGCGGCGGCGCTGGTGGCGCTCGAGCCGGGCACCGGGACCCTTGCGGAGCAGTTGCGGGCCGGTATGGCGAGGGCGACGGAGTCGATCGACTCGGGCGCGGCCAAGCGGGCCCTGGAGCGCTGGGTGGCCGCCAGCAACGCGTAG
- a CDS encoding aminotransferase class V-fold PLP-dependent enzyme: MSVPTAAATRTICAQLPVLGRDVTVPLVTGGTVAYAALDYAASAPALQRVWDDVAAYAPYYGSVHRGAGYLSQLSTDLFENARRTVTEFLDCRPDDQLVFTRSTTDSLNLLARALPADCQVFVFETEHHASLLPWKDARVTYLDAPRTPRQAVETLERALAARDPHGPALVCVTGASNVTGELWPVRELAAAAHAHGARIVLDAAQLAPHHPVSVRDLDVDWVAFSGHKLYAPFGAGVLAGRADWLVAADPYLAGGGASRKVTRREDGGVDVEWHESAARHEAGSPNVIGAYSIASACKALTEAGFENLVAREERLIARVRAGLAEVPQVKVLSLFGDDAPRVGVISFVVEGWNSSHFAAALSAEYGIGVRDGLFCAHPLVRTLLGGDPQTQGECGAPEAAPGERSLNAIRVSFGAGTPDEHVERFVTAVRELVSDGAKWRYRTEDGRCVPAV; this comes from the coding sequence ATGTCTGTCCCCACCGCTGCCGCCACCCGTACGATCTGTGCCCAGCTGCCCGTTCTCGGCCGGGATGTCACCGTGCCGCTGGTGACGGGCGGCACGGTCGCCTACGCGGCGCTCGACTACGCGGCCAGCGCCCCCGCCCTCCAGCGCGTCTGGGACGACGTGGCGGCCTACGCCCCGTACTACGGCAGCGTCCACCGCGGCGCCGGCTACCTCTCCCAGCTCTCCACGGACCTCTTCGAGAACGCCCGCCGCACGGTCACCGAGTTCCTCGACTGCCGTCCGGACGACCAGCTGGTCTTCACCCGCTCGACGACCGACTCCCTCAACCTGCTGGCGCGGGCCCTCCCGGCCGACTGCCAGGTCTTCGTCTTCGAGACCGAGCACCACGCCTCGCTGCTGCCCTGGAAGGACGCCCGGGTCACCTACCTCGACGCCCCGCGCACCCCGCGCCAGGCCGTCGAGACCCTGGAGCGCGCCCTGGCCGCCCGCGACCCGCACGGCCCGGCGCTGGTCTGCGTCACCGGCGCCTCGAACGTCACCGGCGAGTTGTGGCCGGTGCGCGAGCTGGCGGCGGCGGCGCACGCCCACGGCGCCCGGATCGTCCTGGACGCCGCCCAGCTGGCCCCGCACCACCCGGTCTCCGTCCGTGACCTGGACGTCGACTGGGTCGCCTTCTCCGGACACAAGCTGTACGCGCCCTTCGGCGCCGGCGTCCTGGCCGGCCGCGCCGACTGGCTGGTCGCGGCCGACCCGTACCTCGCGGGCGGCGGCGCCAGCCGTAAGGTCACGCGGCGCGAGGACGGCGGGGTGGACGTGGAGTGGCACGAGAGCGCCGCCCGTCACGAGGCCGGCTCCCCGAACGTGATCGGCGCCTACTCGATCGCCTCGGCCTGCAAGGCGCTCACCGAGGCCGGCTTCGAGAACCTGGTCGCGCGGGAGGAGCGCCTGATCGCGAGGGTGCGGGCCGGGCTGGCCGAGGTCCCGCAGGTGAAGGTGCTGTCCCTGTTCGGCGACGACGCCCCGCGGGTCGGCGTGATCTCCTTCGTCGTCGAGGGCTGGAACAGCTCCCACTTCGCCGCGGCCCTCTCGGCCGAGTACGGCATCGGTGTCCGTGACGGCCTCTTCTGCGCCCACCCCCTGGTCCGCACGCTGCTGGGCGGCGACCCGCAGACCCAGGGCGAGTGCGGCGCCCCCGAGGCGGCGCCCGGCGAGAGGTCCCTCAACGCGATCCGGGTGAGCTTCGGCGCGGGAACCCCGGACGAGCACGTCGAGCGCTTCGTGACGGCGGTCCGTGAACTGGTGAGCGACGGGGCGAAGTGGCGGTACCGCACGGAGGACGGCCGCTGCGTCCCCGCGGTCTGA
- a CDS encoding Lrp/AsnC family transcriptional regulator gives MITAIVLIKTSVDRIPEIAERIASLDSVSEVFSVTGTYDLIAMVRVKEHEDLAEVIPGSISKIPGVEGTDTHVAFRTYSQHDLEAAFAIGLDS, from the coding sequence GTGATCACCGCGATCGTCCTCATCAAGACCAGCGTGGACCGGATCCCCGAGATCGCGGAGCGGATCGCTTCGCTGGACTCCGTGAGCGAGGTCTTCTCGGTCACCGGGACGTACGACCTCATCGCCATGGTGCGGGTGAAGGAGCACGAGGACCTGGCGGAGGTCATCCCGGGCAGCATCAGCAAGATCCCGGGAGTCGAGGGGACCGACACCCACGTGGCGTTCCGCACGTACTCGCAGCACGACCTGGAGGCGGCGTTCGCGATCGGGCTGGACTCCTGA
- a CDS encoding rhomboid family intramembrane serine protease: protein MISNWNGTVGRAVRNTSAPVTYGLIALCCLVFLIGPASGFNAAYGTGDELAAAQRAYFRRWGVVPGELFEGTPRAVLTPATALFVHGSWVHLLGNMLFLYVFGTMTEDRMGRVEFTLFYTGCGYLALLGYAAANAGSAQSLVGASGAISAVLGAFLYLFPRARVTSLLPFLFFLPLRFPAWVVLPCWAALQWAAAGRAAQGPGVAYLAHLVGFALGLGYAWARFRDDEGPQGRPGKAAARRGRATRVRAAPAPAPEGENQP, encoded by the coding sequence ATGATCAGCAACTGGAACGGGACGGTCGGCAGGGCGGTCCGGAACACCTCCGCGCCGGTGACCTACGGACTCATCGCCCTGTGCTGCCTGGTCTTCCTGATCGGCCCGGCCTCGGGCTTCAACGCGGCCTACGGCACCGGCGACGAACTGGCGGCCGCGCAGCGCGCCTACTTCCGGCGCTGGGGCGTGGTCCCCGGCGAGCTGTTCGAGGGCACGCCACGGGCCGTCCTGACCCCGGCCACCGCCCTCTTCGTGCACGGCAGCTGGGTGCACCTGCTGGGCAACATGCTCTTCCTCTACGTCTTCGGCACGATGACCGAGGACCGGATGGGACGCGTCGAGTTCACGCTCTTCTACACCGGCTGCGGCTACCTGGCCCTGCTGGGCTACGCCGCCGCCAACGCCGGGTCCGCGCAGTCCCTGGTGGGAGCCTCCGGGGCGATCTCCGCGGTGCTCGGCGCCTTTCTGTACCTGTTCCCCCGGGCGCGGGTCACCAGTCTCCTGCCGTTCCTGTTCTTCCTGCCGCTGCGGTTCCCCGCGTGGGTCGTGCTGCCCTGCTGGGCGGCCCTGCAATGGGCGGCGGCGGGGCGGGCCGCCCAGGGGCCCGGGGTGGCCTACCTGGCGCACCTGGTGGGCTTCGCGCTGGGACTCGGCTACGCGTGGGCCCGTTTCCGCGACGACGAGGGCCCGCAGGGCCGCCCGGGGAAGGCGGCGGCGAGAAGGGGGCGGGCGACTAGAGTGAGGGCCGCCCCAGCTCCGGCCCCCGAGGGAGAGAACCAGCCGTGA
- a CDS encoding NYN domain-containing protein, translating into MVESAGGGPGDGAAEMLDRPLPDGVRRRVVQIVSDGFGGLTVTELPAQLRQYARFAPNRRAKFAGNAMAAALETDPLFRQRIAEKFREAQPELAGALDAGSPTPAADPHEVAAAAYVLRPTGWVKLVTAAGEEAQRADAERAGEESRAELERLREDLDRAREQTRTDTASLRTELEAAKKEAESAHRKLRSALSDVKRGEAALRKVRAELEAVRAEGQVQVSAAESESRRLKGRLAEVEAALEATRRAAREGRSVEDMRVRLLLDTVLDAAQGLRRELALPPVSVRPAETVDAVEPGRMTPKDIATRALSENDPAILDQLLALPQAHLVVDGYNVTKTGYPQMPLEKQRLRLLGQLSQLAAQTGAEVTCVFDGAELAAPVLLAPPRGVRVLFSKPGVTADELIRQLVRAEPPGRPVIVASTDREVADGIAKAGARPVASAVLLKRLS; encoded by the coding sequence ATGGTGGAGAGCGCAGGCGGGGGGCCGGGCGACGGCGCCGCCGAGATGCTCGACCGTCCGCTGCCGGACGGCGTGCGGCGCAGGGTCGTACAGATCGTCTCCGACGGCTTCGGCGGGCTGACCGTCACCGAGCTGCCCGCCCAGTTGCGCCAGTACGCCCGGTTCGCGCCGAACCGGCGGGCGAAGTTCGCGGGCAACGCGATGGCGGCCGCGCTGGAGACCGATCCGCTCTTCAGACAGCGCATCGCCGAGAAGTTCAGAGAGGCCCAGCCGGAACTGGCCGGCGCTCTGGATGCCGGCTCGCCGACCCCGGCCGCGGACCCGCACGAGGTGGCGGCCGCGGCCTACGTGCTGCGGCCCACCGGCTGGGTGAAGCTGGTCACCGCGGCCGGCGAGGAGGCCCAGCGGGCCGACGCCGAGCGCGCCGGCGAGGAGAGCCGGGCCGAACTGGAGCGGCTGCGCGAGGATCTCGACCGCGCCCGTGAGCAGACCCGGACGGACACCGCGTCGCTGCGGACCGAACTGGAAGCGGCGAAGAAGGAAGCCGAGTCGGCCCACCGCAAGCTGCGTTCGGCCCTCAGTGACGTCAAGCGGGGCGAGGCCGCGCTGCGCAAGGTGCGGGCCGAGCTGGAGGCCGTGCGCGCCGAGGGGCAGGTCCAGGTGTCCGCCGCGGAGAGCGAGTCCCGGCGGCTGAAGGGGCGGCTCGCGGAGGTGGAGGCGGCGCTGGAGGCCACCCGGAGGGCGGCGCGCGAGGGCCGCAGCGTCGAGGACATGCGGGTGCGGCTGCTGCTGGACACCGTGCTCGACGCGGCCCAGGGGCTGCGGCGGGAACTGGCGTTGCCGCCGGTGTCGGTGCGTCCGGCGGAGACCGTCGACGCGGTCGAACCGGGGCGGATGACCCCGAAGGACATCGCCACGCGCGCCCTTTCGGAGAACGATCCGGCCATTCTCGACCAGCTTCTCGCGCTGCCGCAGGCCCATCTCGTCGTCGACGGCTACAACGTCACCAAGACCGGCTATCCGCAGATGCCCCTGGAGAAGCAGCGGCTCAGGCTGCTCGGGCAGCTCTCGCAGCTCGCCGCACAGACCGGCGCCGAGGTCACCTGCGTCTTCGACGGGGCCGAGCTGGCCGCTCCGGTGCTGCTCGCGCCGCCGCGCGGGGTGCGGGTGCTGTTCTCCAAGCCCGGTGTCACGGCCGACGAGCTGATCCGTCAGCTGGTGCGGGCCGAGCCGCCCGGGCGGCCGGTCATCGTCGCCTCGACCGACCGCGAGGTGGCCGACGGCATCGCGAAGGCGGGTGCCCGACCGGTGGCTTCCGCGGTACTTCTGAAGCGACTGTCCTGA
- a CDS encoding C40 family peptidase — protein MASHRRPKQPSRARVTVLTTAAAAAVVLSSQAANAAPSEKLTKDEVKSKVDKLYEEAEQATEKYNGAQQKQEKLQKEISTIQDNVARGQADLNELRDSMGLAAAAQYRTGSIDSSLQLLLSSNPDDFLDKASAADQLSAQQVEALKKIQEKQRELAQERTEASGKLKDLATTRTELGKKKKEVQAKLAEARKLLNTLTAKERAALSAADARASRDSGDRVDLGDAPTGSGRAMAAFQAAQSQLGKPYQYGATGTATYDCSGLTSWAYAQAGVGISRTSEAQANDGTRIYSQSALKVGDLVFFFNDLHHVGLYAGNGQIIHAPRTGTVVRYESMSTIGGPFMFGVRV, from the coding sequence GTGGCGTCCCACCGTCGACCGAAGCAGCCGAGTCGCGCGCGCGTGACCGTGCTGACCACCGCAGCCGCCGCTGCCGTCGTACTGAGCTCGCAGGCCGCCAACGCGGCGCCCAGCGAGAAGCTCACCAAGGACGAGGTCAAGAGCAAGGTCGACAAGCTCTACGAAGAGGCGGAGCAGGCCACCGAGAAGTACAACGGGGCCCAGCAGAAGCAGGAGAAGCTCCAGAAGGAGATCTCCACCATCCAGGACAACGTGGCCCGGGGGCAGGCGGACCTCAACGAGCTGCGCGACTCCATGGGCCTGGCGGCCGCCGCCCAGTACCGCACCGGGTCCATAGACTCGTCCCTCCAGCTCCTCCTCTCCTCGAACCCGGACGACTTCCTGGACAAGGCGTCCGCCGCCGACCAGTTGAGCGCCCAGCAGGTCGAGGCGCTCAAGAAGATCCAGGAGAAGCAGCGCGAGCTGGCGCAGGAGCGCACCGAGGCCTCCGGCAAGCTCAAGGACCTCGCCACCACCCGTACCGAACTGGGCAAGAAGAAGAAGGAAGTCCAGGCCAAGCTCGCCGAGGCGCGCAAGCTCCTCAACACGCTGACGGCCAAGGAGCGGGCCGCCCTCTCCGCCGCCGACGCCCGCGCCAGCCGGGACTCCGGCGACCGTGTCGACCTCGGCGACGCCCCCACCGGCTCCGGCCGCGCCATGGCCGCTTTCCAGGCCGCGCAGAGCCAGCTCGGCAAGCCCTACCAGTACGGCGCCACCGGCACCGCCACGTACGACTGCTCGGGCCTGACCTCCTGGGCCTACGCGCAGGCCGGCGTCGGCATCTCGCGGACCTCGGAGGCGCAGGCCAACGACGGGACGCGCATCTACTCCCAGAGCGCCCTCAAGGTCGGCGATCTGGTGTTCTTCTTCAACGACCTGCACCACGTCGGCCTCTACGCGGGCAACGGCCAGATCATCCACGCCCCGCGCACCGGCACGGTCGTCCGCTACGAGTCGATGAGCACGATCGGCGGCCCCTTCATGTTCGGCGTCCGCGTCTGA
- a CDS encoding C40 family peptidase, with amino-acid sequence MGSHRRLAQSGFDRGASSALSVLSVAAAALGAVSAVPATAAPHDDTRAEVDRLYEEAEKATEAYNTADERADTLRGQVGAAQDHIARQQERVNDLRDQLGSLAGAQYRSGGLDPSLALVFSDDPEDYLAKASVLDRITAHQAGELRELQGALRELAQERAEATAKLAELERSRKAVVSHKRTVEQKLAKARQLLNALPSAERAAYDRASRSGRDDMQGLSGAVPVSGRAGAAVAAVRSALGKPYVWGANGPTGFDCSGLVQWSYAQAGVSLPRTSQAQAHAGRRVPLSEARPGDIVTYRSDASHVGMYVGNGQVVHAPYPGAPVRYDPVGMMPVSSVTRP; translated from the coding sequence GTGGGGTCCCATCGCCGCCTTGCACAGTCCGGGTTCGACCGGGGCGCCTCCAGCGCCCTGAGCGTGCTGTCCGTCGCGGCCGCCGCACTCGGCGCCGTGTCCGCCGTACCGGCCACAGCCGCTCCGCACGACGACACCCGTGCCGAGGTGGACCGTCTCTACGAAGAGGCCGAGAAGGCCACCGAGGCCTACAACACGGCCGACGAGCGCGCAGACACCCTGCGGGGGCAGGTCGGTGCGGCCCAGGACCACATCGCCCGGCAGCAGGAGCGCGTCAACGACCTGCGCGACCAGCTCGGTTCGCTGGCCGGAGCCCAGTACCGCTCGGGCGGCCTCGACCCCTCCCTGGCGCTGGTGTTCTCCGACGACCCGGAGGACTACCTCGCCAAGGCCTCCGTCCTCGACCGGATCACCGCGCACCAGGCGGGCGAGCTGAGGGAACTCCAGGGCGCCCTGCGCGAACTCGCCCAGGAGCGCGCCGAGGCCACCGCCAAGCTCGCCGAGCTGGAGCGCAGCCGCAAGGCCGTGGTGAGCCACAAACGGACCGTGGAGCAGAAGCTCGCCAAGGCGCGGCAGCTGCTCAACGCCCTGCCGTCCGCCGAACGCGCCGCCTACGACCGGGCCTCCCGCTCCGGCCGCGACGACATGCAGGGCCTCTCGGGCGCCGTCCCCGTCTCCGGCCGCGCGGGAGCCGCCGTCGCGGCGGTGCGCTCCGCGCTCGGCAAGCCGTATGTCTGGGGCGCCAACGGGCCCACCGGCTTCGACTGTTCGGGCCTGGTGCAGTGGTCGTACGCGCAGGCCGGGGTCTCGCTGCCGCGCACCTCGCAGGCCCAGGCGCACGCGGGCCGGCGGGTTCCGCTCTCCGAGGCTCGGCCCGGCGACATCGTCACCTACCGCTCCGACGCCAGCCATGTCGGCATGTACGTCGGCAACGGGCAGGTCGTCCACGCCCCCTACCCGGGTGCGCCGGTGCGCTACGACCCGGTCGGGATGATGCCGGTGTCGTCCGTCACCAGGCCCTGA